The genomic region AGTTCGCCGGTGACCTGATACGGTGTGAAGAGTTTAATGCGCACGGCCTCTTCCTCTTTCGGAATGTGATAGCTCATCCACGAATCCGTATAAACCACATCGGCATCTTTAACGGCTTCCACCGGATCGTCAGTAACGACGAGTTCGCAACCGGATTCGCCGGCGAACCGGGTTGCCGATTCAATCACTTCCACTGCCGGCATCTGCTCTTCCGGCGAACCGATGCTGATGCTCATACCGACTTTAGTGCAGCCGTGCATCAGCGAATGCGTAACATTATTAAAACCGTCGCCGAGATAGGCGAGTTTCAGCCCTTTCAACCGGCCTTTTTTTTCCTGAATCGTCTGCAGGTCAGCCAGAATCTGGCACGGATGACTGTCATCCGTCAGCGCATTAATCACCGGAATTGTGGCGTATTCTGCCATCTTCAATAAATCCTCATGCTTAAACAGACGCGCCATCACAATGTCGCACATGCGGCTGATGACCCGGATTGAATCTTCGATGGTTTCTTTGCCGCCGCCCATCGGCGACGTGCCCATGTCATAATAGATCGCATGACCGCCGAGCTGCGTCATACCGATTTCAAACGAAAGCCGCGTGCGCAGGCTCGGTTTTTCAAAAATCATCAGCAGTGTTTTATGCGCCAGTGCAGTTTGATATTTTTCCGGCGCCGCTTTGACTGCGCCGGCGAGTTTCAGTACGTCGAGAATTTCCGCCGGCGTCCAGTCTTTCAGTGAAATTAAGTGTCTCATTATTACCTCCAGAAGGCCTTGGACTTTAGTCCTTAGGCTTTAGATTTCAAGTTTTCCAAGGCCTAACGTCTGAAGTCTAAAGCCTTCTCTCTTACCGCCTGATCACAACCGAGCACGTTAAGAATCAGCGCGGAACGGATCCACATGCCGTTGCGCACCTGCCGCCAGTAAACGGCACGCGGATCGTTGTCCACGGCGGGATCAATTTCGGCACGGCGCGGCAGCGGGTGCATAATTACGCCGGTCGGTTTCAGAACAGTCAAATGCTCTTTGGTAAAGTGATAGCTGCTCGTATCGATGGCGCAGCTTTCATTATCCGTATCCCACTCGTCCTGAATGCGCGTCAGATAAATTGCGTCGGCTTCCGGAATCACCTTGTCAAACTCATAACAGATCTCATATTTCATGCCGGCGGCGGTGAGCTGCATGAGAATATCGTCGCCGATCTGCAGCTCCGGCGGTGCCACAAAGAATGCTTTGACATCCTGATACTGCGTGAGCAGCCATGCCAGCGACCGCACGGTACGGCCGCGTTTCAGATCGCCGACAAACGCAATCGTTTTACCGTCGATGCCGCCGGCATTTTCAAAACTGCGTGCGAGCGTGTAAATGTCCAGCAGCGCCTGGGTCGGGTGCTGGTCTTTACCGGAACCGGCGTTAATCACCGGAACCGGCCGGGAGGTGTTCGACAGCATCCATGCAATCCGTTCCGCAAACCCGCCGGCGGGATGGCGCATGATAATCATATCCGCATAGGAGCTGAAGGTGCGCACGGTATCTTCCGGCGACTCGCCTTTCACTTCGCTGGATGTCGATGAATCGCGCACGTCCATGCAATCCAGTCCGACCACCTGACACGCCGCCGCAAAGGAAAGATAGGTGCGCGTGGACGGCTGAGCAAAATAGAGCATTGCGCGTTTGTCGAACAGCTGCTTTTGCAGAAAGCCCGCCCCCTCGCGTGTTTTGGCAATCATGCGGATTTCGGTAGCGAGCGAGCAGAGACTCTCCAGCATCGGCCGTGAAAACTGCTGTGCGACCAGAGCGTGGAACGACCGGCCGTTGCGTGTAAAGTACGGCGCTTTCTCTACCGACGTCAGCCCGGAAAATTCTTCCCACGCCATACCCTTTAAACCGCACTGCTGATTCATCTGCCCTCGCTTTCGTGACTTCCGGCGTTTTATGCCTTAAAACCCGCCGGAAGTCAAAAAAAGAGAAAACTTTATAACCGGCAGCGGGTATACGCTATGATTTCCGCATTGCGCCACCGGCATTTCACAATTAAGGTATGCTGTTTTTGACTGGGAGAATTTTGATGCAGGATAATGAATACCGCCGTCAGCGGATTGAGAATATGGAAAAACTTGCGGCCGCCGGATATCCGGCATACGGCACGGCGTTTCAGCGCACGGCGACGCTGGACAAACTCCACAAAACGTTTGCAGAGGGTCAAACGGTGCGTGCCGCCGGCCGGATTATGGCGATGCGTAAAATGGGAAAAATGGCGTTTGCACATATTTCCGACGGCTCGGCGCGCTTTCAGTTGATGCTGAAAAAGGATTTGATCGGCGAAGCGGCGTTCGATGCATTTAAACTGCTCGACCTCGGCGATATTATCGGCGTCTCCGGCGAAACGTTTATTACGCAGACGCAGGAGCAGACGATTCGTGTAACGGAGTGGCAACTGCTGAGCAAATCGCTGCTGCCGATGCCGGAAAAGTTTCACGGCCTGCAGGATATTGAAACGCGCTACCGGCAGCGCGAACTGGATTTGATCGCGAATGAGGACGTGATGGATCTGTTTAAAAAACGGTCGGCAATGCTCAGTGAAATCCGCGCGTTTCTCGCCGCGCGCGGTTATGATGAGGTGGAGACGCCGATGATCCAGCAGCTTGCCGGCGGTGCGGCGGCAACCCCGTTTAAAACGCACTATAAAGCGCTGAGTGCGGATATGTATTTCCGCATTGCACCGGAATTGTATCTGAAACGGCTGATTGTCGGCGGCATGGACAAGGTGTTTGAACTGAACCGGAATTTCCGTAATGAAGGGCTTGACCGCACGCACAATCCGGAATTCACGGTCCTGGAAATTTATGAAGCGTACGGCGATATGCGCTCGATGCAGGAGCTGGTACAGAATCTCGTGGTGCATCTGGCGGAGAAAATTTTCAACCGCACAGAGGTCACCTGGAACGGCCATAAGATTCATCTGCAAACGCCGTGGACAGAGATCGCCTACTGCGATCTGATCAAAGAAAAACTCGGCGCCGGCTGGTTCGAGCAATCTATCGACAGCGCGCGCGCGAAGGCGGCGGAGCTTGGTGTCGCGCTGGAGGCGGAGATGAATTTTGCCGAAATTACGCACGAAATTTATGACAAGACCATTGAGGGCACGCTGATTCAACCAACGTTTGTGACGCGCCTGCCGGCGTATCTCGTGCCGCTCGCCAATCCGTGCGCCGACAATCCGGCATGGGTGGATGTGTTTGAACTGATTATCGGCGGCAAAGAAATTGCGCCGGCGTACAGCGAACTGAATGATGCTTTTGAACAGCGCCGGCGGTTTGAAGCGCAGTGCGGCGGTGACCAGTCGAAAATTGATCAGGACTTTCTGGCGGCGCTCGAATACGGCATGCCGCCGACCGGCGGAATGGGCATCGGCATTGACCGGCTGCTGATGCTGCTCACCGGCTCGGATGCGATTCGCGACGTCATTCTTTTCCCGCAACTGAAACCGAGAATAAAAACAGTCAGTGACTAACATTTACCGCGAAAGAAGATATAAGGCACAAAAAACACGAAGGTAAGTACCGCTTAAATTTTTTCTCTACTCTACTCTTTTGCAATTCATAAAAAATTAACGGTGGAAAACGGAACATAGCTGGCTGAATGCACAAGCCGGTACGGACAACCTGCTTGCGCCGGAACAGAGTATTTATACGGTGTTTGATTCAGTTCAGGAAAAACAGCGTTTCTGCCGGATTATAATTTCCCGGTGCAATGGAAAATACAATGTCGCCGGCGGTTTTTAACCTGGAATGTTTATAACCATCTTTTCCATAAGAAAATCCTCTGCGCTTTCAACTCAATTTATTGCTTTTCCACTTGCTTTCATCCATTACCTAACCATAATCGCAAAATCGAATAAATTGCCATTTATTATTCAGAGAGGAGAGAAGATGAGACGGAAAAAATTAGGAAGCCTTATTTTATTCTGCGGTGCTGCAACAGTGCTTAGTGTGCCGGCGGCAACTCTAAACTGGGGTGTAACAAACTTTCCCGAATTAACTGTGAACGGGAAAAATGTAAGTGAAGAACCGGGATTTCTTATGCCGGCCGTTGAGATGATTTATTTGGGTGATCATATAACAGAGTGGAACAGCGGGTGGCTGGGCAATCTGGTCGAGGCATTCTTTCATGAAATAACCACGGGAGGATGGGACGGCAATACCGAACTCAGACAGCGGTCGGTCGGACAAAAAGAAGCAGACTGCTGCGGTCCGGAAGATTCCGCGGAAGAAGAGAATTATATACCGGATTTTGGCGGCGAAGAATCATTCGGCTTTTTTATTTCACTCGGGTATTACGGGACAGATCAGGAAATTCTGTCCGGTGCGACGACATTTGATTTAGGCGGAATTGACCTGGCGATGTTTTACTGGCTGGGCGGAATCTTTACTCCGCTGGCGGACGGAACCGCGGAAAGCACCGGGGATTTGAATGTATCCTGGAATGGCGGGACAATGACTGTGATCCAGAATCTGCCGGATTCACTGGCACTGACAGCTTTTGCAATCCCCGAACCGGCGACCGCTTTGATAGTGATTGCCGCCGGAGCGGTTTTCGGGCTTTACCGCCGGTTTTTCACTAAAATGTAGCGCCGGTCTTTCAGTGGGCGCAGAACTGCAGAAGCCGGGAAATTTTCCCGGCTTCTGGCGTATTTGCATTGTAACCGGTGCTCTTTTATTGAAATATTCGCCGCTTCAATTGAAAAATACAGAGTGAGAAAACTGTGTGCTATGGAGGGCCGGAACTGGTGAAAAACGGAACATGGTCGGTGGAAAAATCGGCGGAACTTTACGGTGTGGAGAGCTGGGGCGCCGGATATTTCAGCGTATCGGATCAGGGCGAAGTGGCGGTGCATCCGGCCGGTAACGGCGGTGCGTCGGTGAGTCTGTATGATGTCGCGCGCGGGATTCAGGACCGCGGGTTTGATCTGCCGGTGCTGGTGCGCCTGAGCGATATCCTCGATGCGCGCATTCAACGCCTGCATGAAAGTTTTGCAACGGCGATTGAAGCGTATGGGTATAACGGCGCCTATCGCGGCGTCTATCCGATCAAGGTGAATCAGCAGCAGCAGGTCGTGGAAGAGATCTGCCGGTTCGGCGAGCAGTATCATCACGGACTCGAAGCCGGCAGTAAAGCGGAGCTGATCGCCGCAATTTCATTCCTGCGCGATCCGGATGCGTATCTGATTTGCAACGGGTATAAAGATGAGGAGTTTGTCGACCTCGGACTGTACGCGCTGAAGATGGGAATCCAGTGCGTGTTCGTGGTCGAAATGCCGTCAGAACTGGATCTGATTCTGGAGCGGTCGGAGAAGCTGGGCATTGAACCGATCCTCGGCATCCGCATGAAACTTTCCACGCAGGCCGGCGGGCACTGGGCGGAATCCGGCGGCGAGCGCAGCGTGTTCGGACTGAACACTGCGCAGGCGATTGATGTGGTCGACCGGCTGCGCAACGCCGGTAAGCTCGACTGCCTAAAACTGCTGCACTATCATCTCGGTTCGCAGATTCCGAACATCCGCGATATTCGCGAAGCGGTGAAAGAAGGCAGCCGGATTTACTCCGGACTTCTGGCCGAAGGCGCACCGATGGGCGTGATTGATTTCGGCGGCGGACTCGCGGTGGATTACGACGGTTCGCATACCAACTTTACCAGCAGCTGCAACTATTCTACCGCAGAATACTGCTCTGCAATCGTTGAAGAACTGCTGAGCGTACTCGCTGAAACCGGCGCGCCGCATCCGGACATCATCACCGAGTCCGGCCGTTCCATTGTGGCGTATTATTCAATTCTGCTCTTTAATGTACTCGACGTCAGCCGGTTTGAAACGCATCCGCTGCCTGAAACGCTGCCGGAGGATGCACACGAACTGCTGCACAATCTGATGGATACCTACCGGAATATGACCGTAAAAAATGTGCAGGAGTGCTATCACGATGCGATTTATTACCGTGATGAAGTGCACGCATTTTTTAAACGCGGCGGCGCATCACTGCGCGACCGCGCGCTGGCCGGACAAATCTACTGGCACATCCTCACCCGCATTACAGGGCTGCTCAAAACCATGAAATATGTGCCGGACGAATTCGAACACCTTTCGAATGCGCTCGCGGATGTCTATTACGGTAACTTCAGCCT from Kiritimatiellales bacterium harbors:
- the argF gene encoding ornithine carbamoyltransferase; its protein translation is MRHLISLKDWTPAEILDVLKLAGAVKAAPEKYQTALAHKTLLMIFEKPSLRTRLSFEIGMTQLGGHAIYYDMGTSPMGGGKETIEDSIRVISRMCDIVMARLFKHEDLLKMAEYATIPVINALTDDSHPCQILADLQTIQEKKGRLKGLKLAYLGDGFNNVTHSLMHGCTKVGMSISIGSPEEQMPAVEVIESATRFAGESGCELVVTDDPVEAVKDADVVYTDSWMSYHIPKEEEAVRIKLFTPYQVTGELMRHAKPDAIFMNCLPAMRGYEQTAEVIDGPQSVVFDEAENRLHAQKAVMLTLCGKA
- the pyrB gene encoding aspartate carbamoyltransferase, giving the protein MNQQCGLKGMAWEEFSGLTSVEKAPYFTRNGRSFHALVAQQFSRPMLESLCSLATEIRMIAKTREGAGFLQKQLFDKRAMLYFAQPSTRTYLSFAAACQVVGLDCMDVRDSSTSSEVKGESPEDTVRTFSSYADMIIMRHPAGGFAERIAWMLSNTSRPVPVINAGSGKDQHPTQALLDIYTLARSFENAGGIDGKTIAFVGDLKRGRTVRSLAWLLTQYQDVKAFFVAPPELQIGDDILMQLTAAGMKYEICYEFDKVIPEADAIYLTRIQDEWDTDNESCAIDTSSYHFTKEHLTVLKPTGVIMHPLPRRAEIDPAVDNDPRAVYWRQVRNGMWIRSALILNVLGCDQAVREKALDFRR
- the lysS gene encoding lysine--tRNA ligase, producing the protein MQDNEYRRQRIENMEKLAAAGYPAYGTAFQRTATLDKLHKTFAEGQTVRAAGRIMAMRKMGKMAFAHISDGSARFQLMLKKDLIGEAAFDAFKLLDLGDIIGVSGETFITQTQEQTIRVTEWQLLSKSLLPMPEKFHGLQDIETRYRQRELDLIANEDVMDLFKKRSAMLSEIRAFLAARGYDEVETPMIQQLAGGAAATPFKTHYKALSADMYFRIAPELYLKRLIVGGMDKVFELNRNFRNEGLDRTHNPEFTVLEIYEAYGDMRSMQELVQNLVVHLAEKIFNRTEVTWNGHKIHLQTPWTEIAYCDLIKEKLGAGWFEQSIDSARAKAAELGVALEAEMNFAEITHEIYDKTIEGTLIQPTFVTRLPAYLVPLANPCADNPAWVDVFELIIGGKEIAPAYSELNDAFEQRRRFEAQCGGDQSKIDQDFLAALEYGMPPTGGMGIGIDRLLMLLTGSDAIRDVILFPQLKPRIKTVSD
- the speA gene encoding biosynthetic arginine decarboxylase; amino-acid sequence: MKNGTWSVEKSAELYGVESWGAGYFSVSDQGEVAVHPAGNGGASVSLYDVARGIQDRGFDLPVLVRLSDILDARIQRLHESFATAIEAYGYNGAYRGVYPIKVNQQQQVVEEICRFGEQYHHGLEAGSKAELIAAISFLRDPDAYLICNGYKDEEFVDLGLYALKMGIQCVFVVEMPSELDLILERSEKLGIEPILGIRMKLSTQAGGHWAESGGERSVFGLNTAQAIDVVDRLRNAGKLDCLKLLHYHLGSQIPNIRDIREAVKEGSRIYSGLLAEGAPMGVIDFGGGLAVDYDGSHTNFTSSCNYSTAEYCSAIVEELLSVLAETGAPHPDIITESGRSIVAYYSILLFNVLDVSRFETHPLPETLPEDAHELLHNLMDTYRNMTVKNVQECYHDAIYYRDEVHAFFKRGGASLRDRALAGQIYWHILTRITGLLKTMKYVPDEFEHLSNALADVYYGNFSLFQSLPDSWAIDQLFPIMPIHRLQEKPAHEAILADITCDCDGKIDRFIDLRDVRRTLPVHALKDDEDYILGVFLVGAYQETLGDLHNLLGDTNVVSVRIDADGHIHYAREIEGDSVADVLTYVEYEPKEMVRRVREMAENAVKSGRMTARERRAIMDAYESGLRGYTYFEREN